The Ciconia boyciana chromosome 4, ASM3463844v1, whole genome shotgun sequence DNA window TCGAACATTTACTGAGTTTATCCTGCTTCCTTTAACTGTCGTTTATCAAAATTACACTCTTTGCAAACTTGTTTCTCAAGTGAAACATGAAATGTTGTGACAAATTCTAACTTCTACTTCAGGATTGGAAAAGAGAGGCAACTCAGCTTATCAGGATTTCTCAAGTGCTTCCGCAATGCTGCTCCGCTCAGGCCGCAGAAAGCCATATGAAGTGCCTCTCCGTGCAAGGCAGACTGTTAAGAGGCAATCTCTGCTGAGAACTGTGAAAAAAGCTTCTCAAAAGTCAGGTAACTCTTTCCTGAGTGACAGGTATGCTTGTAATCTTGGAAAGATGATTCCAATCCAAGGCAGAATCCAACTGAAGTAACTATCTGGAACAGCTTATCTATAATAaggtcaaaaataaaaatagctggaggaacaaaaaaatgaaagctgcctTTAAAGCAACAAGTAGAGAAATACTCCTCAAAATAGTGACACTAGATTTTTCACAGCACCAAATTCAGACCAGTAATTCCTAAAGTACATCTGTACCTCCCTGGAAAAGAGTGAATGACATAGCAGGCGTGCCAACCGTTTTATTTTGGGCACTGTACTAGATCTTGTAATTCTAGTTAAAAGTAGAATTCTTACACTATAACTGTTATAatataacaatttttaaaaggtttcctGTATTGATTGTTGTAGTTGTTGTCCTGTTGCTTTTTAGAGCAACCCATCTTTTTTCTGGAAGCCTGGTAGCCTTAGTTGCCAGGCCTTTGAAGAGAAGATCTTTGCCCACGCATAGATCAGCTATGGACGTGCTGAAGGTCCAACACAGGATGTGTCAGACCTGCCACTTCTGGAGGGTGTGACTCAGGCTGTCAGGGTGTGCATCACCCATCTCTTCTGTTGACTGTACGTGCAGAATTTGTGCTCAGCCTAAACAGGGTAGAAAGAAACCTTCTCggaaataactatttttttcaaaatgtctgcTTAAATACAGTTGTTTCAGAGGAGGTACATCAATATAAAATGAGTAACAAAGTTTTTGGTGACGTCAAGCGTTCCCAGAACATTACGTGACTGCTGGTGCATTTTGAGTATCCTGTTGTTTTACTTGTTTAATTGTTCTGGCAAAGAAAGTACTCTTTATCTTACAGCATACCCTGTGTGGTCTCAGCAATGTCTtaactgaatttgaaaatagcaaaactatttcagtaaaacaatATTCAGGCTAACATAAACAAAATTGTGCCTTATAGTGTTATTCTGCAGATGTCTGACACCCAGATGGCTGGACCTACATCCTTCTGACATCCAGAACAGCACAGTTGTGTTCAGTAATGATAGGAAACAATTTCCCTCCTGACAGCTTTGAGCTATCAagacctgttttttttcagtaagagaTGTCAGGTCCccaaaataaatgctgcttttttagGTAGCCTAAACCTAAAACTCTTGTCTGTACACAGATCCAATTTTCAAAGTGCAAAATTGGGAAACAGGCAAGTATTTATCtatgaaataaaggaaactaGTCTAGAAACAGTATGCTGCAGAGATACTTTCCCTACTTCacctcttctcttcttcagaatgaaaatttatAACTTAACTCTGTGTTTTTCACATCTCTCTCCATGTGCAGGCTCCTGTGCTCCTCTGCAACCTTGTTCTGACTCTGGCTCCCCACAGGGCTCTCTCCCCAATGTAAGACTACTCATTCACCAGCCAACTGCTAATTTAGGCCCCCCCTCTCATGTTCAAATTCCTCCTGTCCCCATTAGTCTCTTTCAACACAGCTATCTGCAGGTTGTGTACAATCCCCCCAACCCCTCAGGCTTTTGGGTTGGAAGCCATTTTTTCAAGCTCAAGTTTTTACACATGTTAACTCTCCAAAAGGTTCAGCATACACCTCTTCTTCTCAGTGAGATAACCTTCCAAGCAAAcaaatctttgctttccttcttcacACCACCATCAAGCCCCAAAAACTGCTGCTTAAGCCCACTGTATAATTTCTATTATATGTTGGCTATACTGTTCATAGTTCAAATATATATAGATTATCAGGCAAAGATTCCTATAAATATACACTTGATCTTTTTAGTATGGAATTTTACCATTTTTCTGTTGCTAGTAAATTAATTACAACTCATTTTTGATTAGTGTTTAGCCTGCgagaaacactgaaatgctATATACTGACTGAAGATTCAAAAACAGTGCATTTTGACATAGATGAAGAAGGTCGTCATGAAATATCAACCAAGGATTCACAATCCCATGAAGGTAGTGTGCTTTTTATACCAAAATTCACCAACCATATGTGTAGTACTATAGAACACTTTTTAATGTACTATTACAtgcactgtgttcagttttgggccccccactacaagagagacattgaggtgctggagcgtgtccagagaagggcaacgaagctggtgaagggtctagagcagaagtctgatgagaagcggctgagggaactggggttgtttagcctggagaaaaggaggctgaggggagaccttatcgctctctacaactgcctgaaaggaggttgtagagaggtgggtctcagtctcttctcccaggtaacaagtgataggacaagaggaagtggcctcaagttgcgccaggggaggtttagactggatattaggaaaaaattctccATGGAAAGTGTTGcaagcattggagcaggctgcccagggaagtggttgagtcaccatccctggaagtatttaaaagacgtgtagacgtggcacttagggacatggtttagtggtggacttggcagtgttaggttaacagttggactttatgatttaagggtcttttccaacctaaatgattctgtgtttctatgattctatgttttcTGTAGATGTAATGCTATATTGCATCTTTATGAATGTTGATAGTGATATAAGAAGACTTTCATTCCAGTTTACAGTAGGTACATAATATACTTTAAAGATAAGATTATTCTGTTCACTCCCATTTGAGTTAATGGGAAGTCTAGATGCTTAGCTATTAAGAGAGTGAAAGCAAAGATAATCCTCAGAGACAAGGGCAAAATGGAGAATGATAGAGAAGATTTTTGAATTTGtgggattattttattttttatggaaCTCGTCTTTTCTCTCACATGGGGCTTCTCTAATTGACACCAAAAATGATATCATGACTAACATCACAGAAGTAGTTGTTAGAGGGTATTCTTTTGGTAGAGAAGAGGCAAATAACAACAAATGCAATTATTCTAGAATTACACATTTTCCAAAGATGTGAAagtagggagaaaaaacaataaGCCATACTTCTAACCTAAATGCAGGAAAAAGTTGAAATCTGTAAGATATCAACTTACTGAAACTTTATTTCTTACAAACCCCCAGCTTTTACAGGAATGAGAAGTCCATTATGTATGCTTCAGATAAAGACATAAAAAGGCTTGTTTGATATATTTATACaataaattaatgttatttttattctattaaatTGAGAATAATGACAGCTGCACTGATAAGGTATTTAAGTGTGCTTTATATCTTTTGAAGTATCTTTTACTTGATAACTTCATAAAATTTTGAAGTAACTCATACAATTAGTATTGCTAATTTATGAACAGAACCAAAACCTGTATAGGTACACAATAGAAGCAATTTGTGAATAGATTCATGGTGTGACAATCCTGATGTAGAAGATACTGATGttcctagaagaaaaagaaagaaaaggaaatgctatGGGATGTTCTTGTATGTGTAAACACAAGCACCACAAACATATATTCATGATAATACAGTTAAGACAACATCATACTAGGAACCAGCTGTAACCTGGGTGTTTGTGACTTTGACCTGAAGTGGGTGATACCTTCCTCAGGTAGCTGGCTATGTGATTCAGGCAGATGTTAGAAAAAGCCAGAAACCCCCTGCTATTGCTACCTGTTACTGTCCAGTCTTATACATTTTGTATTAGGGTCCTCACATCTGCTGCCAAAGACTTTCAGGCTTCTCTTTGATAGCATTTTAGGCCTTACATCTCATTACTGACCTCTATTTTGTCAGGTGCATTCTCTTTTGCAAAAGATAATTACTCAATCAATACATTTATTAGACACAGAGTTCAAACTTCAGGGTACCTGTTCACAAGTCTAACTGTACAGTCTTCTGGGGTTATATGAATTCAGAGACCTGCAGGAAATGAAGTCTGATGCCTATTGCTATTACACACTCTCAgattatgttttaaaacaattctCTAAACTGTTTGTGATGGTTTTAAATCTGAAGAATGTACATATATAATTTCACATATTTGTTAAATATCTTCTATTTTAGATATTGCATGGTTAAGCGTGTTCACAAGGAATGAACCAGCAGTTACTGGTAAGACTCCTGTGGGAATAAAAGGTATCATTCTCTTTGTTAGGGTCTGGTTTTGAAGAGATGTTTGAGAGTcggtgtcgtggtttagcttcagttggcaattaagtaccagacagctgcttgctcaccaTCCTgttcccccccccggtgggatggggaagagaattggaagagcaaaagtaagaaaactcatgggtcgagataagaacagtttaataattgggaaaataaaaaattaataataataataataatgataataataataataaatcgtattgaaaaggaaaacaacaaaagagagagagaggaacaaaacccaggggaaaaaaaaaacaagtgatgcaaccgctcaccagCCGCTGACCGaagcccagccagtccccgagcagcgatcgctgctccctgttgtggtttttggtaaccaagcaccacagagcttctcactcaccctcccccccagtggcatgggggagagaattggaagagcaaaaataagaaaacttgtgggctgagataagaacagtttaataattggaacaaaaaatagtaacaacaacagtaaattgtaatgagaaggtAAACAACAagggagcgagagaggaacaaaaacccaggaaaaacaaacagtggtacaaccgctcaccacctgccgacagacgcccagccagtccccgagcagcgattgctgccccccggccagctccccccagtttctgtactgagcatgatgccatgtggtacggaatagccctgtggccagttggggtcagctgtcctggctgtgccccctcccagcttcttgtgcacctggcagagcaggggaagctgaaaagtccttgaccagtgtaagcaccacttagcaacaaccaaaacatcagtgtgttatcaatattactgtcatactaaaatccaaaacacagcactataccagctactaggaagaaaattaactctgtcccagctgaaaccaggacactcccCAaccagctccccccagtttctatactgagcatgacgtcctatggtatggaatagccctttggccagttggggtcagctgtcctggctgtgcccccctcCTGGTTTCTTAtgcgcccagcagagcatgggaagctggaaagtctttgagtagtgtaaacattacttagcaacaactaaagcatcagtgtgttaccaacattcttctcatactaaatccaaaacacagaactataccagctactaggaagaaaattaaccctgtcccagctgaaaccaggacagtaggAAAAGAAGTTAGTAATGTTTTGTACATAGACTTGACATTAGAAGTAACGTATTATACCAGATTTTCATTTAGGTCCACTTGCTGGACAattctaaaaatgaaagagcttTTCTGTGTTCCATAAGGAGAAATCTTCGAAGTCACAAAATTTGCTTTAGCAAGTTATGAGTAATGGCTTGGACTGAAGACAAATGTGTATGAGGAAATAGAATGTATACAAGCTAGaaaatccaatttttttaaaagaaaagtatatgTGCTCTATTGCTGGCATATGGGTCTTAACTAGCAAAGACCTGTTgtagcaggagaggaaaaacaaaaagaaatggatatGAAGAAAGAGGAGACACATTTTTGGAACTTTCATATTGTAAGTATAAGAAATGATTGGGAAAATCAAGATATATTAGTTCCAGGTATTCCAGTAGAAGAGAAATGTATTCCAATTTCAACCATAAATGGCTGCTGTAATAGATGAGAGCAAATATCAATCTGGTCCAGGACTGCACCTTGAAAAATGGCCAAATGAGAATTTCTAGGTaacagtataaaatatttatacccTCCCAAATCCCAACACTTTGCATTTCAGGGACACCCAAGCAAGAAGTGGTTCCTTGTATTTAGttaatttcaaagcatttcctttGCATGAATCTGTAAAATTGCCCCTTAGACTCTGGTAAGGTTTTAGTAAACAAAGAGGCTAGGTAATTCATCCAAAGGCCATCAGAGATTGGAAGTATCACATGTGAAATCAGTACCTTACTTTCCTTGCCATTCACTGTCTGCCTGATAGACCACTTGTCACGTTCTTCAGAGGTGATAGGGAAAGTTAGACTCCTTCGGATTTACTCATATTGAACAATGTATAAGCAAGTCGCAATAAACTCTATAGACAGAGAAAGCCAAGTATAGTTAGGATGTAACTCATATTTACATATGCCCCTGGTCAACTGGCTGGACTCCTGCATCCCTCTTTTGTTGCCACTCTTCCCTCTAAGTCAGGACACTCTTGACTTGGATATGAAACCTCTCTTGCCTGCTGATGTGCCTCTTACATGCTACAGCTGAAGCTGGACAATTGCAGCTGACGCAATCTAAACTGAtgacacaaaaaataataaaaatggcagAATTTTTGACCTTCTACATCTACTACATTTGTCTGAATACATATCTAAACTGAGTAAAACACACTAGGCTGGAgtgtgtctttatttttaacaaggaTTTTTATGCCATTTTCATGCTGTAGCTGGCTCAGACAAAATTCCTTCAGAAGACTTCCACAGAAGCATTAGTAGTCACTAGTCAGGTATATTACATAAACATGTATATTACATGTATGCATTAAGTACTAATATATATGCCTTTGTTGttcatattatatatattaatgTATAACTGATATTCCATACATTAActataaatacagagaaatgaagTATATATAGGGCAAATTTAAAGCATCATAAAGCCATAGACTTTAAATACTTTACAGAAGAGAATGGTATCAAGAGTGGTTATGTTTGTTTCTATTCCTATGCCTATCAATGTAAAGTGAACCTGAATGTTGTCtctctacaaaatattttcagctatgCTTCATTTTACAAAGTGATACGCATTTTATTACAATATTCTCCTCTATGTAAAACAGATTCTAAAAATTTGGTGATCCTCACACAAAGATCAAAGCTTAATGAATTTGTCCTGTTGTGCAAGGGTAAGAAGCAGCTCTCTCTGAAGGTAAGAAgttgtttatttcctttgtaattTGTGGGTACTCTTTCTTAGTATAGGACAATTTCTGTGCAGactttttcaaattcattttcctttacttACCACCTTCCACATTTCACAACTTCTGACTACCTCCCTCTGTTCTGTATGGGGAAATAGTTAAAGTAAGTTATAGCAAAAATCATTGGGTTAGGTAGTTGACTACTGTCACTAGAAGACAGCTGGGGATGTTGGGTTCCAGTCTctgtggagggagaggggctTCTTAACCAGAAAAcatgcaggaaataaaaggggaggaagaagcaggaatGCTGCTTTAGCAAGAGATGAGTTTAAGAGGGGAATTATTTTCTCACAATCAACCCAAATTACAAGAtaagatgaagagaaaatacagctgaaCGTGGTATCCTGTTTTAAACATTTACCATCTGTTGTCAGAGCATTCTCATTTTCTCTAGTCTTGTGAAGGTTTGTTTATGGTAGGAAGAACAGGCAAGGATAGTTTTCCTGATTGGAGGGTTATAACTTTACTAAAGTCTGTCTGAGGAAGAACGTTATGTTGGAGTTTACCCTCTAAACCAGGGCAAAGGTCCAAGAAGCTCTGTTTACACAGGTTATGTTGAGATAAAGAATGACCCTTCGTCTAACATTGGCCATGCATGATGATGTAAATCGCCAAATGCTTCCTCAAATTGtctttgatgtttttaatttgtttttaattcacagATGACTTTCCATAAAATCTATTTCCTGAAATTATCTGGGGAAATGTATGTTGCAAGatacattaattatatttatagGCTGCTATCCCACTaggattttcctttctgtccttgaaagagcaactattttaaaaggatttttctggTTCAGAGATTACCTTTTCATGCATTAATTGTTTGAAAGGTGTTCCACCAAATCAGGGAAAGAACTGAGTGTTGAGCCCTAATGGATTTTACTTCCAAATCACCTATATTAAAGTACCAGGTTATACCAGATTATGTTTCTTGACATGATTAAAAGCAGTTCTTATCTGAAAATGAGGTAAGACATATTTAGACATAAGACATGTCTCCCAAATATGTAAAAACCTTGGAAAGATTATtgacctttctttttccagcagaatACTAAGAATTCTCTTAATCTCAACAGGAATTCTGATATGGAAGATGACAAGGCTCTTTATCTGTGATAAAGTTTTGATATTCTGTTACAACATGGTTCAGTCTTGGCTGCATTGCAAAATAGAATCTGGGCATTAAACAGTTTGAAGGACTGTCTTCGGTATCTGCTTTCAACCCAATTCATTTTGCATTGCAAATGGTAGAAGAAGAATATATTCATGGAAGTGTTTTGAGAACCTATCAGTTTATTCATCTTGGATAATTTGAATGTAATCATTAATGgactttataaaaaaaagagagttttctTTAGAATTAATATACATTTGGTGaattaaaagagcaaaatacGAAGACAAAATTACCAATCTGTGTGGTCATAAACACAGGTCTTAAAAGCATCCTGTTCAGAGCCAGATTATCCTTCAGTGGAAAGATGCGACATGAAAACATGCAACCATGAAGATCCTGACTTCAAACAGGTACATAATTATGAtcaaccaaataaaaatgtgtgtgagagagagtgTGTATGCAAACATAGGTGTAAAAAAAGTGCAG harbors:
- the LOC140650479 gene encoding uncharacterized protein isoform X7; this translates as MLLRSGRRKPYEVPLRARQTVKRQSLLRTVKKASQKSVFSLRETLKCYILTEDSKTVHFDIDEEGRHEISTKDSQSHEDIAWLSVFTRNEPAVTGKTPVGIKDSKNLVILTQRSKLNEFVLLCKGKKQLSLKVLKASCSEPDYPSVERCDMKTCNHEDPDFKQKGSFQFGPVEYQQTT
- the LOC140650479 gene encoding uncharacterized protein isoform X6 — encoded protein: MLLRSGRRKPYEVPLRARQTVKRQSLLRTVKKASQKSVFSLRETLKCYILTEDSKTVHFDIDEEGRHEISTKDSQSHEDIAWLSVFTRNEPAVTGKTPVGIKDSKNLVILTQRSKLNEFVLLCKGKKQLSLKVLKASCSEPDYPSVERCDMKTCNHEDPDFKQELNSSGRGKIQRGYFEDRKKKEAYVDMKYKAQLVLHMILCCYEH
- the LOC140650479 gene encoding uncharacterized protein isoform X2, which encodes MLLRSGRRKPYEVPLRARQTVKRQSLLRTVKKASQKSVFSLRETLKCYILTEDSKTVHFDIDEEGRHEISTKDSQSHEDIAWLSVFTRNEPAVTDSKNLVILTQRSKLNEFVLLCKGKKQLSLKVLKASCSEPDYPSVERCDMKTCNHEDPDFKQELNSSGRGKIQRGYFEDRKKKEAYVDMKYKAQLVLHMTFTNRCKKDMFWITSSQFCWKSIQKVYLLIFPPPTYKKAQHWQETVLF
- the LOC140650479 gene encoding uncharacterized protein isoform X4, with translation MLLRSGRRKPYEVPLRARQTVKRQSLLRTVKKASQKSVFSLRETLKCYILTEDSKTVHFDIDEEGRHEISTKDSQSHEDIAWLSVFTRNEPAVTGKTPVGIKDSKNLVILTQRSKLNEFVLLCKGKKQLSLKVLKASCSEPDYPSVERCDMKTCNHEDPDFKQLSEDNHFFIMHYQGDSVQFQCYEDTSYYLYVNDDSLDIRKPENKEPNEDKNFYFRVSYLQEN
- the LOC140650479 gene encoding uncharacterized protein isoform X3 codes for the protein MLLRSGRRKPYEVPLRARQTVKRQSLLRTVKKASQKSVFSLRETLKCYILTEDSKTVHFDIDEEGRHEISTKDSQSHEDIAWLSVFTRNEPAVTGKTPVGIKDSKNLVILTQRSKLNEFVLLCKGKKQLSLKVLKASCSEPDYPSVERCDMKTCNHEDPDFKQELNSSGRGKIQRGYFEDRKKKEAYVDMKYKAQLVLHMLCLKENTRFCFLQNNLMQVFFIYITPSTLTIFVTC
- the LOC140650479 gene encoding uncharacterized protein isoform X8 is translated as MLLRSGRRKPYEVPLRARQTVKRQSLLRTVKKASQKSVFSLRETLKCYILTEDSKTVHFDIDEEGRHEISTKDSQSHEDIAWLSVFTRNEPAVTGKTPVGIKDSKNLVILTQRSKLNEFVLLCKGKKQLSLKVLKASCSEPDYPSVERCDMKTCNHEDPDFKQKKICLFLWSCS
- the LOC140650479 gene encoding uncharacterized protein isoform X5 translates to MLLRSGRRKPYEVPLRARQTVKRQSLLRTVKKASQKSVFSLRETLKCYILTEDSKTVHFDIDEEGRHEISTKDSQSHEDIAWLSVFTRNEPAVTGKTPVGIKDSKNLVILTQRSKLNEFVLLCKGKKQLSLKVLKASCSEPDYPSVERCDMKTCNHEDPDFKQELNSSGRGKIQRGYFEDRKKKEAYVDMKYKAQLVLHMKGSFQFGPVEYQQTT
- the LOC140650479 gene encoding uncharacterized protein isoform X1 — translated: MLLRSGRRKPYEVPLRARQTVKRQSLLRTVKKASQKSVFSLRETLKCYILTEDSKTVHFDIDEEGRHEISTKDSQSHEDIAWLSVFTRNEPAVTGKTPVGIKDSKNLVILTQRSKLNEFVLLCKGKKQLSLKVLKASCSEPDYPSVERCDMKTCNHEDPDFKQELNSSGRGKIQRGYFEDRKKKEAYVDMKYKAQLVLHMTFTNRCKKDMFWITSSQFCWKSIQKVYLLIFPPPTYKKAQHWQETVLF
- the LOC140650479 gene encoding uncharacterized protein isoform X9, with translation MLLRSGRRKPYEVPLRARQTVKRQSLLRTVKKASQKSVFSLRETLKCYILTEDSKTVHFDIDEEGRHEISTKDSQSHEDIAWLSVFTRNEPAVTGKTPVGIKDSKNLVILTQRSKLNEFVLLCKGKKQLSLKVLKASCSEPDYPSVERCDMKTCNHEDPDFKQILCCYEH